In the Dolichospermum flos-aquae CCAP 1403/13F genome, AATTATCTTACGACTATTTCCATCCTGAATCCAGTAGGTTTTATATATGAATAACCAACAAAGAACTAACGGTATTTCTGCCGGTGCGGTAGCAGCTATTTCCGCAGCCGTAATAGCAGTAAGCGGTGGTGTGGCTTGGTTTTCTGGACAGACTCCAGAGACTCCCACACCTACCAATTCTTCGCAAACTATTAAGCAGCCAGTCAAGCAATCAACAACCCAACAAGGTAATGAACAGACTGCTAGTATATATTGGCTCAGATCCCAGGAAAATCGGCTGGATTTAGTTCCCCAACCTGTTAAAGTTGCAGCTACCCAACCCAACCAAGTTTTAGAGGCAGCATTTAAAACCTTATTAGCAGGTCCAGGTGAAGGCACAGATTCTACTACTATTCCCCAGGGGACTCAACTATTGGGACTAAAAGCCGAAAACAATGATATTCATGTGAATTTATCCGCAAACTTCACCACTGGCGGAGGTAGCACTTCTATGATGGGGCGTGTGGGACAAGTTGTATATACTGCTACTAGTTTAAACCCTAAAGCCAAGGTATATATTGAAGTCAATGGGAAACCCTTAGAGGTTTTAGGGGGTGAAGGT is a window encoding:
- a CDS encoding GerMN domain-containing protein; amino-acid sequence: MNNQQRTNGISAGAVAAISAAVIAVSGGVAWFSGQTPETPTPTNSSQTIKQPVKQSTTQQGNEQTASIYWLRSQENRLDLVPQPVKVAATQPNQVLEAAFKTLLAGPGEGTDSTTIPQGTQLLGLKAENNDIHVNLSANFTTGGGSTSMMGRVGQVVYTATSLNPKAKVYIEVNGKPLEVLGGEGVELQQPLTRESFQKNYPL